One stretch of Cyclopterus lumpus isolate fCycLum1 chromosome 10, fCycLum1.pri, whole genome shotgun sequence DNA includes these proteins:
- the LOC117737466 gene encoding Kv channel-interacting protein 1-like isoform X1, which yields MGLVVGTFSMQTKQVNYRKDKADDDLEMTIVCHRPEGLDQMEAQTNFNKRELQVLYRGFKNECPSGVVNEDTFKQIYAQFFPHGDASTYAHYLFNAFDTAHSGSIKFEDFVTALSILLRGSITEKLQWTFNLYDINRDGYINKEEMTDIVRAIYDMMGKYTYPVLKNDAPKQHVEAFFQKMDKNRDGVVTLDEFILSCQEDENIMRSLQLFENVI from the exons ACAAAGCTGATGATGACTTGGAGATGACCATAGTGTGCCATCGGCCGGAGGGCCTCGACCAGATGGAAGCGCAAACCAACTTCAACAAAAGAGAGCTCCAAGTGCTCTACAGGGGCTTTAAGAAT GAGTGTCCAAGTGGTGTCGTAAATGAAGACACCTTCAAACAAATATACGCTCAGTTCTTCCCTCATGGAG ATGCCAGCACCTACGCACACTACCTGTTCAACGCATTTGACACAGCACACAGCGGCTCCATAAAGTTTGAG GACTTTGTGACAGCTCTGTCCATCCTGCTGAGGGGCTCCATCACCGAGAAGCTACAGTGGACCTTCAACCTTTACGATATCAACAGAGATGGATACATCAACAAAGag GAGATGACAGACATCGTCAGAGCGATATACGACATGATGGGGAAGTACACTTACCCGGTGTTGAAAAATGATGCACCCAAACAGCATGTGGAAGCCTTCTTTCAG AAAATGGACAAAAACCGAGACGGTGTGGTCACTCTGGATGAATTCATCCTCTCTTGTCAAGAG GATGAAAACATTATGAGGTCTCTACAGCTCTTTGAAAATGTCATCTAG
- the LOC117737466 gene encoding Kv channel-interacting protein 1-like isoform X2: protein MGAVVGTLTMQTKTRRLSRDKADDDLEMTIVCHRPEGLDQMEAQTNFNKRELQVLYRGFKNECPSGVVNEDTFKQIYAQFFPHGDASTYAHYLFNAFDTAHSGSIKFEDFVTALSILLRGSITEKLQWTFNLYDINRDGYINKEEMTDIVRAIYDMMGKYTYPVLKNDAPKQHVEAFFQKMDKNRDGVVTLDEFILSCQEDENIMRSLQLFENVI, encoded by the exons ATGGGGGCTGTTGTGGGTACGCTGACCATGCAGACCAAGACCAGGAGGCTGTCCAGGG ACAAAGCTGATGATGACTTGGAGATGACCATAGTGTGCCATCGGCCGGAGGGCCTCGACCAGATGGAAGCGCAAACCAACTTCAACAAAAGAGAGCTCCAAGTGCTCTACAGGGGCTTTAAGAAT GAGTGTCCAAGTGGTGTCGTAAATGAAGACACCTTCAAACAAATATACGCTCAGTTCTTCCCTCATGGAG ATGCCAGCACCTACGCACACTACCTGTTCAACGCATTTGACACAGCACACAGCGGCTCCATAAAGTTTGAG GACTTTGTGACAGCTCTGTCCATCCTGCTGAGGGGCTCCATCACCGAGAAGCTACAGTGGACCTTCAACCTTTACGATATCAACAGAGATGGATACATCAACAAAGag GAGATGACAGACATCGTCAGAGCGATATACGACATGATGGGGAAGTACACTTACCCGGTGTTGAAAAATGATGCACCCAAACAGCATGTGGAAGCCTTCTTTCAG AAAATGGACAAAAACCGAGACGGTGTGGTCACTCTGGATGAATTCATCCTCTCTTGTCAAGAG GATGAAAACATTATGAGGTCTCTACAGCTCTTTGAAAATGTCATCTAG